A stretch of DNA from Cryptomeria japonica chromosome 4, Sugi_1.0, whole genome shotgun sequence:
CCACTTTACAATTATGGCATATCCATCGGCCTCTAGAGTATAATATTCTCCAGAAGCATGTTCTCCTAATAACAATCTAGCCTGATACATAGCTTGAAAGCTGAAACTCTTCTCCCTGAACCCTGCTTGTTTGAAGAAACACCTCCACACATCATTTCTAACATGCCTAACAGACCTCTCCTTCCCCTCATAGACAATCATATTCCTTATCTGACTTCCAGTAATTAATTCTTCATGCTTCACCCTCTTAATATCATTTCTGTCCGTTAAGGTAACATCCAACAGATCAAAATACGCCATGTAATAGAAAAGCACCTCGCTGAATCTGTTTACAAAAGATGGAGAATTATGCTGCGCTTCTATTTCAACATTCACCATTATTCTTGGCTTCAGTTTCTTCATAACACTTAAGATATTGTCCAGAAGGACCGGGTCGTATAACAAACTTCTCAGAACAATTGGAGCATAGACTGCCAACGCCTCACCAGATTTAACGGTGAATAAACCTTGCTTAATCTCCTCTATGCTTGCAATCTCCACCGAGTTGTACGTTAATGGAATCCCGGAAGATTTAGCCAGCTCATGAAGTCTTTGTCCGCTTTTCCTAAGCTCTTCACCATTCATCCCAACTGCTGTAATCTTCAGAAGCTCAAGCGTAGGGAAAGAAGAGTAAACAGATCTATGTGCAAGATACTCCATCAATACTGTCCAGTGCGACCCAGTTCGCATCcctagatcaatgacatgaattctCTTCGCATTCCCCACGACATCTATGATTGCCTGCACAGACGTGAACTGCATCACTTTGATATAGGACAGAACTCTGTTAGAGTAAGCAAGGAGACTGAAAAACTCATTTTTGTCAAATTCACCATCAATATTGAAGGCAAAATCTGGGACTCTTTTAGCTGCGTTATTTAACATGCCGAGAGTCTGGCGTTTGATTCTATCCTGCAGGGCGCCGGAGATATAATAGCCGAGCCTTTGTGTGGGATTCCCCAGCTGAGAAGACAAATTCTGGCATTTGCTCACCAGTCCAGCAGCGTAATCATATTTCCCCTCGCTTATCATTTGTCCAGACTCTAGCAAAAGTTGAATCAATTCCAGCCCCTTCCTTTCCTCTCCATGTAGAACCTCGTAATTGGAGCTATCATTAGCGCATACTCTTACGCGCTCAGCTCCTTCCCAATTCAACATTTGTTCAGACGAAAAATTATTTGGTAACATACCATCACGATATCGTTCTCCTGGCATGGAAATATCATTTACTGTCTGGGAATTCCCTGAGTGAGAAAGTTTGCTCAACTGCCCAGACATCCGATAATTATTTATCAGTTCCTCGTCGAAAGGAAAGATATGAAATAGATTATGGCTCATGAGTTCCTCCCCGGAAGGAAACATTCCATGTTGCCGCAGCTCAAAGGTGTTGTCCATGGTCAGATATTGGTCAAGCTCAGTACCAACAGGCTCGCAGGGCAAGGACATGAACGAATAATCCGACATAGATGGAGGAGAAATTCCATTGCTAGATAAATTCATCTTCTGTTTATTTGCTATAAATTGGCTTTCAATATTCAGCCCTTTCCCGGAAGGAAACATTTCATGTTCTGACAGACCAAAGGTGTTGGGCAGATATTTGTCAAGCTCACTACCGTTTGTCTCATTGAATGGATGATCCAATATGGAAAGAGGAATTCCATCATCAGATACAGTCATCTCTTTATTTGCTGGAAATCGGTTTTCAATATTCGCTCCAGGAATTCTTCCGATGAACCACCCCAGGTTCTTTTCAGAATTGCCCACGTTTCCTTCTTGGATAGTATTTTACTAAGTGGAGTTCGAGGCTAGATTTCACATAACCACAGTGTtaatgtcatcatcattaccaaATCACTACCAAATACAGCAAGATACATACAAATTCGGTATAATATTCATGTAGTCATTATACCAAATACAACGAGATACATATAAATTCGGCATAAATGGTAAATCGGTAGAAATAATTTTAGGATGACAATTCTTAAACTATAAATTTTTATTAATAAAGGTAGGATAACTATTAATTTGTATTTtgattgtttcaaaatttgatataATGTGTATCAAATTATGCCAACTAAACTTAAGGGTTCTTTACACAGTCATGTGATTTATGAATCATATAGTGTCACATAAAAGTAAaccataaaaattatatatattacatGAGAAAGAGAATTGCAAACACACATGTGAAAGAGAATTACATCTTTACATCTTGCTCATAGATGAGTGGTGAGACACCATCCCTTTCACATACACAATAACAATACAATCATGATCATCCCTTTGGGCACCCAGACTAACCATTTCGTGAAGGCCAACACCACATACATATGACTAAACATGGCAAGCAAGGAAGGGTTTAGACGGGTTTGGTTGGAAAGTGACTCGATTAACATTGTGAAATGTATTAGGGAAATTACTGAGCCTAGTTGCACTATTCCAAACCTGATCAAGGATTGCCTTGAAATAATTATCGGCCTGGAGGATTTGAAGATCTCGTAGGTTTTTTGGGAAGGAAACAAACCAGCGGATCCTGTTGCCAACTTGGTTGTTAATTACATCgtggttaaatggtggagaggaagggaaactTACCTGAAAACTCTATACAACCTGGCAAGAAATGATGCCGATATATTTGGTCTTTCCAATGAATTTaatgatgaaagattatgatgggatgggagccGTTGGGATATAAtttcaaattattaccactttgagaagctCTAGAACTTTCAACCTGCCCTGTTTCTGGTTTTGTTTCCTCCTAGTTTCGCTTCTAGAGTATTGTTGTCTAAATTGTTTGAGCTACAGAGGTGAAAGGAATAAGTTTGAACCCCTGACCTATGATAAGTGGTAGAAgaataaggaggtttgggaggaaatctttgatggtggattggtgccctttttggagagACTACATGGTCATTCTACCCTAGTTACTAAAAGCTTTGTCAAATGATGGAATAAGGGTGTGTTGGCTGCTTATGGAATGGAGTTTCAAGTTGACGAAATCCTAGTTGCCATTGTTACTAGTCTGGATATAAAAATCAAGAAATTCTATAGAGATTGGAAGTTAGGTGAGGAGGACATTGTTGCTTTCtttgataaggaaaaggagagACAAAGGGTTTCAAAAATGGCAGACGGTGGCTACAACAGGAAAGCATTGAATTTCCTCTGggctgatatggcagaattcatcatgaggtacatcacaCTTGATGGTTGATATGCTAGTATTTTCTCAtatcattttactatcttaaaccattttaggtATGGTATAATTATCTCCATCCCCTTCTACTTGGTTTCAaccttggagaatagtttagtcAAACATGTTGAAAACTAGGATAGCCCAGTGCTTCATGAAGGGCTTATCATGTTAATCATGGAAAATgccaaagctcatgaagtgaaagCCTCCGccaaggataaaacccacatttcctcctctaacctTGATGAGTAGTTTGTTTCTGACACAgagatggatgaggatgacagtGGTACTGCCATGGACTGGCCTGACATTAAGGATTCAGAGGACCTTGAGTATAGACTGAAGAAAGAAGTGGAGCTTATGGTGACCTCAGGAACTAACAGTAGCAGGAATATCAATCTTCCAAAGTAGGCGGCAAGTAAATTCAAATCTAGTAGCAAGAGAATGCAAGACCTAGAGGTCCccaccaaaaagaaaataaaattaaccaaATCAAGTGGATCTAAAAACTGGGACcacgagattaggttggacatccccatAAATGtagataatgagaaacaggggaaTGTAAATAAGGAGAATGAAGGTGAGAAAAAGGAGGAGAAGgtgctgaaaaacctatttttgGAGGTCACTAGAAGTTAGGAAAACTGCTagaagtgggtggataaggaaattggaCCCCTCaaagatgggattaagggaattattgaaacttTCACGGATTCACTTGGGCCTGGTAAAACTAAGAATATCATGAGCATGATCCAGAAGATATCTCaagatgttgaaactatgaagatcTTCCATGAGCATAAAATTGATAAGCTAGAAGAGTATGTGAATGATATCAAGGAGAGCCTAAATAATCTGGTAGAAATCAATAGGGAGCAATGAATAATAGTGTTGATGGTTTGGAGAAAAAAAATTCCATGATGACCAACTATAGAACTAGACCCATCGCCAATGAGCCTCCCTTGggggaaaaatagaaaaagaatgcttcagAGGGTGGCCAAAGTGTTTCTAGAGGGAAGACTAGTTTGGGTCCCTGCACTAGGACTAGGAGTCAGAGTGAGGACCAGGGAAAGGTCCAgatttatcatggaggatttggagaaaatcaaCGAGAAGATTACTCAGAAGAATATTGAATTGGTGCACTCTCTTCATTGAATGCCTTGTCCTGTTCTCTTTTTggctttgattgttttaatttttggcATTTGATCTATGTGGTGTGTTTCCCCTATTTCCCTTCGGTTTTATGTCTAGTTGGTTGTTGGCCTTGGTCTGTAAAACTCGGGTTTCAGGCCCTTGTAAAACATGTTTATCTTTATAAAAATGATATAATCATGATAAAGAcataaaatcatcaataatatcaCCACATCTAATTTAAACATGAAGTAAGGTTACCATATGGCACAATTCCATCGTAAATAAATATAACCACAACATGAATATAATGAATACACATAAATACCCAAACATGAATGCCAACAACAACATATTCCTGAGTATATCATCATCCATATAGAACATAACATATCAACTATCCACATGAAGTATCTAACACCAAACTATAGGcattgaaaaacatcaataaagtCATAAGTATCTATCAAGAGTATCATAATAGAGTGTATCATGAAAGGGCACTACACTTTTACATTTTTCTATTATCTTTTCTTGAAAGTGTGTTTCAGTAAATCCTTCCATAGCACCACTATCATTACCTTTATTCACTCTTTCTACAAGTATCGCCACAAGCTCTTGCAGAAGAAGATCAACAATATTAGTAGCAACTAAATTATTTACAACCAAGTACttcaaaaattccttttaaataacATCTTGCTCATAAGAAACATGATTGTTATATGAATAACCAACGTTCTAAACTCCACTAGGCTTCATGATCATTTCAAGCACTTTCTCTTCAACAAAgaatacatttgagtttctttggtAGAAGCTTGGGGTTATTGACTCTCCTTCTTCTAAGTaggtgcatctttctagggggatcCTTCATGACTATTTATTTTCGTAGATTGATGTTGTGTCTACTCTTTGAGGGAGTAGTGGAGTATGTGTTAGTATTGTGGCCTTTTTATTTGATaaaaaagggagagagaaagaggaaaaTTAATTTGGAGTGAAAGAGAATGTAGTTTCTGAAAGAGCAGTATGTTTTGTGGTTTGGCCAAgtgtttgcatcaatgacaaagggggagattgttggaagtgtttgttgatatggttgtcattgatgtcaaacttgtttttcATAGATGTTGATTTGGAGGTCTATAGTGTAGAGGTGTCTTGCTATATTGGTGTTGCAGTTATCCTATTTGTTGCTTTCGAAGTGTTTGTTTCCAAAAATggtttttgatgttgtttgatgttGTTATCTTTATTGGTTATGTTTTCACattaatatggatatgtgagtTTTGTGGTCTAGAAATATGTTTGTGTTCTTTAGACGTTGTGGTATGTTTCTTAGCCCAATGTGATATTATGCGTTAATCCTATCTTTTGGTCAAGATATGATTTTCGAGATGTATTTTGATCTTTAATGGGTCTCATCGTACTATCTATAGATATGGATAAGAGTTATTTGCATTGAAGAATATGTTTTGGCCTATTGATTATCTATATCAATTATGGGTAATGCTTTGGTGTTTGCGGATTGATAGATTggacttaggaagatgtgttttaGTCCGCTCTTTCTACTGGAGTGGGTCAGCATCTGTGTTTTTGGTCTCAAAGATTTATTTTTTTCTCTTGGTTTACTTGGTTCAAGCCTTGATGGTCTATCTCATATATAAAATAATATGTGTAATTGAGTCGATTCAATGGCAGAGAGTGTTATGTGGAGATGGTCAGCAAAATTcagtgaagagaagagaagaatatTTTTGTTTGAATGATATGAAAGTTGTATGAGACTATAGGAGAAATATGAGATAGTATGTTAATAGATGAGGTCTGAGTTGTGTGTACTTATTTTGGTCACTTGATACACAATTCATAGACaaattcatgatcaggagatccttattttcaaatgaatttattgtatcttgccctattgtaGTTAGCATAAATTTTGCAAGTCATTTTTTTATCTTGCTTGAAGAGCAGTGAACTAATTCATTGTAAGTAGATatgcatagtggatatattttgtgagtgggtactcactgtggtttttccctgttttggGTTTCCCATGTACAAAATTTTGGTGTTGGTGTGTTGATTATGTTTTGTTGTTTAAGTGGTGTGAGTTACTACATTCATTTTGTTTtagactaattcaccctccctctcaatccTACCTTAGGTTCAATAATACTTGTATTTATGGAGTTCAAAATGGAAAAAGTAGAAACTTCTTAAATGTATCCATATTTAATGTACCTTCAACGTGTAATTAGAAACACTTTATTGCATAGCTCTTGCATAAATAATAGTTTTCAAACTTAGATCTCCCAGTGGGGACCAACTTCCTACCAAATAGGAAACAAGCCATAGATGTCTCATAACTGGCTTGACATTTGTCAACATGTAATTTTCAAGAATTTTCTCTAAAAGAGTGGCCAAGTGACAAGTGGCACTATGGAACACTTCCTAGGATGTTTGAAGAGAACTATAGCCTTAAACTAGACCTTCCTTTCTAGTCATTTGAATCATATAGAGAGGAAATGCCAAACTTCTTACTACTTATTTTAAATACAATCCAAAAAAAGTTTGTTAGAAGGGAATATACCCCACTTGACAATAACATTACACTATTTAGGGGTGAACAAAAAATTTAGATTCACACATATGTTCTTAAATAGGCATCTATTATAAATGCATAATATTGGTTAAAGAACATGTAtatgttttaaaaatataaattatttttttttcctATGAATTCATGTTCATTTGTTAAATAGTGAAAGTGACTTGGAATAACGAGTTAGAATATGTAAAAATTGATTGAGAGATGGTGTTGTAGGAgaagatggagatgatgatgatggtagagCTATCTTTCTATTGTTCCCTCTTGTAGGTGGTTACCTTCTACCTGGGGTTCTTACCCCTAGAGGTTGTTTTATCCTTATTCAAATTTCCTCCTTTGGTGGAGGCATCTTTATTTTTGCCATGTTCATGCTGAGAAGGATTCATAAAAAAATCTTTTTGTTTGGGCTTGGGCCCTTTTTATCCACTGGAGATTTTTCTATAGGTGGGCATCTAGAAAATGGGTCTTTCTAGGTGTGGTGGATGGGGTTGGATTTGTTCTGACTCTTTTCTCATGCCTTCATGCCGCCCTCTCAAGTTCAAGGCTTGTATTGTCTTAGCAATTTCAGTTGGTTTTAGGTGATTGTTGGGTGCAATGTTTTGGTGTCCTCCTCATGGTTAAGGGTTTGCAGGTTTCTCTTGGCCCTCTATCCAAGGCTTTTTGTCCTTCTTCCTCCCCATGCTGGACTAGCTGCTACTGCTCAGCCTTTATTTTTTGATGAAGGGTTGTCTCAAGTGTTGTAGTTGGCCTTTTTGGTTTGGTAGATGCCTGTCATATGTGATTTTAGGTGTTTGGTTTTCTAGCATTTTTATGGGTTTGGAGCTATCTTTGTCATCATTTCTGGTGATGAGTTGTTTCAATGCCACTTGCTCAAGGCTAGGGTTTTCAAGGTCCTTGTTCTTGCTAAGTGACAATTTTCCTCTACATGCATGTGTGGTGGGTGGCTTCCTCTATAGATCTCTCAGTTGATTGTGGCATTTGAGAGGTGATTGTTTGAGAAATGGGCTACCTATTCTTCTCTCAACTTTAGGTATGAATTCACCCCTATGTTTCCCCTACTTCATCTATTATCTTTAGTTTTGTAGGAAAAGATTTTAGGGATTTCTACTTGGTGGTCCTCCTTAGTTTTGGGTTGGAGGAAGATTGCTCGTGGATCTTTGTTTTCTACCTTACTTGTGAGAGTTGTTAAGGGAATTTTTGTATTCTTCTTATGCTAGTGTTTTATTTCATGTGTTCTTAGTGTCCTCTACTTTTGTGGTTTTCTGTATGCTATTGGAGCTATTCCTCATGTCAGCCAAAAGCATGCTGGCAGTTTTCATGGGCCCTGTTTAGGCCATGGTTTGTTTTTGGATTAGGTAGGGTTTTCCTAGGTATTATTTATCCCTTTGTCCTTCATTTATGCTTC
This window harbors:
- the LOC131875041 gene encoding GRAS family protein RAM1-like gives rise to the protein MTVSDDGIPLSILDHPFNETNGSELDKYLPNTFGLSEHEMFPSGKGLNIESQFIANKQKMNLSSNGISPPSMSDYSFMSLPCEPVGTELDQYLTMDNTFELRQHGMFPSGEELMSHNLFHIFPFDEELINNYRMSGQLSKLSHSGNSQTVNDISMPGERYRDGMLPNNFSSEQMLNWEGAERVRVCANDSSNYEVLHGEERKGLELIQLLLESGQMISEGKYDYAAGLVSKCQNLSSQLGNPTQRLGYYISGALQDRIKRQTLGMLNNAAKRVPDFAFNIDGEFDKNEFFSLLAYSNRVLSYIKVMQFTSVQAIIDVVGNAKRIHVIDLGMRTGSHWTVLMEYLAHRSVYSSFPTLELLKITAVGMNGEELRKSGQRLHELAKSSGIPLTYNSVEIASIEEIKQGLFTVKSGEALAVYAPIVLRSLLYDPVLLDNILSVMKKLKPRIMVNVEIEAQHNSPSFVNRFSEVLFYYMAYFDLLDVTLTDRNDIKRVKHEELITGSQIRNMIVYEGKERSVRHVRNDVWRCFFKQAGFREKSFSFQAMYQARLLLGEHASGEYYTLEADGYAIIVKWKGTPLIALSAWGGI